The segment ACATTAGCTATTCCTCCGTTCCCTGGTTACCAGACGTAGGCGAGGACTTCCCCACCCACGCCCTTCTTGCTGGCCTGCTGACCGGTCAGGAGACCGTGGGACGTGGAGATGATCGCCACGCCCAGGCCGCCGAGGACCTTCGGCAGGTTGGTGGACTTTGCGTAGACCCGCAGGCCCGGCTTCGAAATCCGCTTGATGCCGGCGATCGAGCGCTCGCGGTTCGGGCCGAACTTCAGCTCGAGGACGAGGTTCTTGCCAACCTCGGCGTCCTCGACGCGCCAGCCGGTGATGTAGCCCTCCTGCTGGAGGATCTCCGCGATGTGCGACTTGATCTTGCTGTGCGGCATCACGACGGTGTCGTGGTACGCCGAGTTCGCGTTACGCAGACGGGTCAGCATGTCTGCGATGGGATCAGTCATGGTCATGAATTGGCCTTCGGCCTCTCTCGCCGGGGTTTCCTATGTGCGCCATCCCTCTCCCCGATCAGAGTCGGGACGGGTGCGGCGCGGGGACCTACGGCGTAGTAAGCGACTTTATGCGGGCTCGGCCCGCGGTCGGTCTCGGGCGGCGGGGCGCCCAAACCCTTCTACCCTACGGGAAGAAGAGGTGGGGCGCCCACCGGCCGAATGCTTACCGAGAGCCCTGGTCATCCCAATGAAGGGATTACCAGGAGCTCTTGGTCACGCCCGGCAGCTCGCCACGGTGAGCCATCTCACGAAGGCACACGCGGCACAGGCCGAACTTGCGGTAAACGGAGTGCGGACGGCCGCAGCGCTGGCAGCGGGTGTACGCGCGCACACCGAACTTCGGCTTGCGAGCAGCCTTGGCAATCAGAGCCTTCTTCGCCATCTCGCTCACGCCTCCTTGAACGGGAAGCCGAGGTGACGAAGGAGAGCGCGGCCCTCATCGTCGTTGGTCGCCGTGGTGACCACGGTGATGTCCATACCCCGGGTACGGTCGATCTTGTCCTGGTCGATCTCGTGGAACATGACCTGCTCGGTGAGACCGAAGGTGTAGTTGCCCCGACCGTCGAACTGCTTCGGGGACAGACCACGGAAGTCGCGGATGCGCGGCAGCGCGAGCGACAGCAGGCGGTCCAGGAACTCCCACATGCGGTCACCGCGGAGGGTGACGTGGGCACCGATCGGCTGGCCCTCACGCAGCTTGAACTGCGCGATGGACTTACGGGCCTTGGTGACGGCCGGCTTCTGGCCGGTGATCGTGGTGAGGTCGCGGATGGCGCCCTCGATCAGCTTGGAGTCGCGGGCGGCGTCGCCCACACCCATGTTGACCACGATCTTGGTCAGACCGGGGATCTGCATGACGTTCTCGTACGAGAACTCGTCCTTCAGCTTCCCGGCGATCTCTTCGCGGTAGCGCGTCTTCAGACGCGGCGCGTTGGTGGTGGCAGTCATCAGATGTCCTCACCGGTCCGCTTGGCAACGCGGATCTTGTTGCCCTCGTCGTCGAAGCGGTATCCGACGCGGGTAACGACCTTGTTGCCGTCCTTCTCCACAACCAGCTGAACATTGCTGACGTGGACAGGGGCCTCGGTCGTCACGATGCCGCCGGTCTTCGAACCACGAGCGGTCTGGCCGGCCTTGGTGTGCTTCTTGACCCGGTTGACACCCTCGACCAGGACACGGTCCTCGCGGGGGAAGGCCTGGATGACCTTGCCCTGCTTGCCCTTGTCCTTACCGGTGATGACCTGGACCAGGTCGCCCTTCTTGATCTTCATCGGTTACAGCACCTCCGGCGCGAGCGAGATGATCTTCATGAACTTCTTCTCGCGCAGCTCCCGGCCCACGGGGCCGAAGATGCGGGTGCCGCGGGGGTCGCCATCGTTCTTGAGGATGACGGCCGCGTTCTCGTCGAAGCGGATGTACGAGCCGTCCGGACGGCGGCGCTCCTTGACGGTGCGAACGATGACCGCCTTGATGACGTCACCCTTCTTCACGTTGCCACCGGGGATCGCGTCCTTCACGGTGGCGACGATGACGTCACCGATGCCCGCGTAGCGGCGACCGGAACCACCGAGAACACGAATGCAAAGGATTTCCTTCGCACCAGTGTTGTCGGCGACACGCAGTCGCGACTCCTGCTGGATCACGTCTATCTCCTGTTTGTCTGCCGGTTCCCGGCAGGGGCTTTCCTCTGACGAGTGGGCCCCTGCCGAGCCTGGCGGAACTGTTCCTAGGGGGTCCCCCTAGGAGGGATTACTTGGCCTTCTCGAGGATCTCGACGATGCGCCAGCGCTTGGTGGCGGACAGCGGCCGGGTCTCCATCAGGAGGACGCGGTCGCCGACGCCGGCAGCGTTCTGCTCGTCGTGCGCCTTGAGCTTGTTGGTACGGCGGATGACCTTGCCGTACAGCGCGTGCTTGACGCGGTCCTCGACAGCGACGACGACAGTCTTGTCCATCTTGTCGCTGACGACGAGACCCTCACGGGTCTTGCGGAAACCGCGCTCGTTCGTCTCAGTCACATTCTTCTCGCTCATCAGGCGCTCTCCACCGTCTCGATGCCCAGCTCGCGCTCACGCATCAGGGTGTAGATCCGGGCGATGTCCTTACGGACGGACTTGAGCCGACCGTGGTTCTCAAGCTGTCCGGTCGCCGCCTGGAAGCGGAGGTTGAACAGCTCCTCCTTGGCCTCACGAAGCTTGCCGACGAGGTCCTCGTCATTCAGCTCGCGCAGCTCGGTCGCCTTGATACCGGCCGCCATCACGACTCACCTGCCTCGCGCCGCACGATGCGGCACTTCATCGGAAGCTTGTGGGCGGCGCGGGTCAGCGCCTCCTTGGCAACCTTTTCGTTCGGGAAGGACAGCTCGAACATCACCCGACCGGGCTTGACGTTCGCGACCCACCACTCCGGAGAACCCTTACCGGAACCCATGCGGGTTTCGGCCGGCTTCTTCGTGAGCGGGCGGTCCGGGTAAATGTTGATCCAGACCTTGCCGCCACGCTTGATGTGACGGGTCATCGCGATACGAGCGGACTCGATCTGACGGTTCGTCACGTAAGCCGGGGTGACGGCCTGAATGCCGTACTCACCGAAGGCCAGCTCGGTGCCACCCTTGGCCA is part of the Streptomyces platensis genome and harbors:
- the rplX gene encoding 50S ribosomal protein L24, producing the protein MKIKKGDLVQVITGKDKGKQGKVIQAFPREDRVLVEGVNRVKKHTKAGQTARGSKTGGIVTTEAPVHVSNVQLVVEKDGNKVVTRVGYRFDDEGNKIRVAKRTGEDI
- the rplP gene encoding 50S ribosomal protein L16, encoding MLIPRRVKHRKQHHPKRSGMAKGGTELAFGEYGIQAVTPAYVTNRQIESARIAMTRHIKRGGKVWINIYPDRPLTKKPAETRMGSGKGSPEWWVANVKPGRVMFELSFPNEKVAKEALTRAAHKLPMKCRIVRREAGES
- a CDS encoding type Z 30S ribosomal protein S14, yielding MAKKALIAKAARKPKFGVRAYTRCQRCGRPHSVYRKFGLCRVCLREMAHRGELPGVTKSSW
- the rpmC gene encoding 50S ribosomal protein L29, which translates into the protein MAAGIKATELRELNDEDLVGKLREAKEELFNLRFQAATGQLENHGRLKSVRKDIARIYTLMRERELGIETVESA
- the rpsH gene encoding 30S ribosomal protein S8, translating into MTMTDPIADMLTRLRNANSAYHDTVVMPHSKIKSHIAEILQQEGYITGWRVEDAEVGKNLVLELKFGPNRERSIAGIKRISKPGLRVYAKSTNLPKVLGGLGVAIISTSHGLLTGQQASKKGVGGEVLAYVW
- the rplN gene encoding 50S ribosomal protein L14, with the translated sequence MIQQESRLRVADNTGAKEILCIRVLGGSGRRYAGIGDVIVATVKDAIPGGNVKKGDVIKAVIVRTVKERRRPDGSYIRFDENAAVILKNDGDPRGTRIFGPVGRELREKKFMKIISLAPEVL
- the rplE gene encoding 50S ribosomal protein L5, yielding MTATTNAPRLKTRYREEIAGKLKDEFSYENVMQIPGLTKIVVNMGVGDAARDSKLIEGAIRDLTTITGQKPAVTKARKSIAQFKLREGQPIGAHVTLRGDRMWEFLDRLLSLALPRIRDFRGLSPKQFDGRGNYTFGLTEQVMFHEIDQDKIDRTRGMDITVVTTATNDDEGRALLRHLGFPFKEA
- the rpsQ gene encoding 30S ribosomal protein S17, which translates into the protein MSEKNVTETNERGFRKTREGLVVSDKMDKTVVVAVEDRVKHALYGKVIRRTNKLKAHDEQNAAGVGDRVLLMETRPLSATKRWRIVEILEKAK